DNA sequence from the Thiobacillus sp. SCUT-2 genome:
ATCAGCAGCGCCCCGCCCCAGGCCAGGTTGACCCAGTTGTCGAACGGGCTCAGCGCGAACTGGTAGATCACGACCGGCAGGTTGGCCATGGGCTTGGCCATGTTTGTGCTGAAGAACTGGTTGTTCAGCGCGGTGAACAGCAGGGGGGCCGTTTCACCCGTAATGCGCGCCATCGCCAGCAGGACGCCGGTCACCACACCGGATTTGACCGCCCGCAACGTGACCTTCAGCGACACCTGCCAGCGCGGCGCACCGACGGCGAAGGCCGCTTCGCGGAGGCTGGTCGGCACCAGCTTCAGCATGTTCTCGGTGGTCCGCACCACGACGGGGATCGCGATCAGCGACAGGGCCAGCGATCCCGCCCAGCCGGAGAAGCCGCCCGTCGTCGCGACAAACAGGGCGTAGACGAAGAGGCCGATGACGATCGACGGCGCGGACAGCATGATGTCCGTCATGAAGCGGGTGAGGGACGCGAACTTCGACACGCGGCCGAATTCGGCGAGATAGATGCCCGCCAGAATGCCGACCGGCGT
Encoded proteins:
- the pstA gene encoding phosphate ABC transporter permease PstA — its product is MMSLYTRRLWRNRIGITLSMLAMSVGLVALLWILWTLFSKGFAVLSWDLFTQDTPAPSSDGGGLRNAIVGSGLILLFSMLISTPVGILAGIYLAEFGRVSKFASLTRFMTDIMLSAPSIVIGLFVYALFVATTGGFSGWAGSLALSLIAIPVVVRTTENMLKLVPTSLREAAFAVGAPRWQVSLKVTLRAVKSGVVTGVLLAMARITGETAPLLFTALNNQFFSTNMAKPMANLPVVIYQFALSPFDNWVNLAWGGALLIAFLVLAVNVGVRVVFRNKDKR